One part of the Streptomyces sp. NBC_00286 genome encodes these proteins:
- the carB gene encoding carbamoyl-phosphate synthase large subunit, translated as MPKRTDIQSVLVIGSGPIVIGQAAEFDYSGTQACRVLKAEGLRVILVNSNPATIMTDPEIADATYVEPITPEFVEKIIAKERPDALLPTLGGQTALNTAISLHEAGTLDEYGVELIGANVEAINKGEDRDLFKEVVDAVKGKIGHGESARSVICHSMDDVLKGVDTLGGYPVVVRPSFTMGGAGSGFAHNEDELRRIAGQGLTLSPTTEVLLEESILGWKEYELELMRDKHDNVVVVCSIENFDPMGVHTGDSITVAPAMTLTDREYQILRDIGIAVIREVGVDTGGCNIQFAVNPEDGRVIVIEMNPRVSRSSALASKATGFPIAKIAAKLAVGYTLDEIPNDITEKTPASFEPTLDYVVVKAPRFAFEKFPQADSTLTTTMKSVGEAMAIGRNFTEALQKALRSLEKKGSQFTFVGEPGDKKALLEEAIRPTDGRINSVMQAIRAGATQEEVFESTKIDPWFVDQLFLIKELADELAAADRLDPLLLAEAKRHGFSDAQIAEIRGLREDVVREVRHALGVRPVYKTVDTCAAEFAAKTPYFYSSYDEENEVASREKPAVIILGSGPNRIGQGIEFDYSCVHASFALSDAGYETVMVNCNPETVSTDYDTSDRLYFEPLTLEDVLEIVHAESLAGPIAGVVVQLGGQTPLGLAQGLKDNGVPVVGTPPEAIHAAEDRGAFGQVLAEAGLPAPKHGTATTFAGAKAIADEIGYPVLVRPSYVLGGRGMEIVYDETRLEAYIAESTEISPSRPVLVDRFLDDAIEIDVDALYDGNELYLGGVMEHIEEAGIHSGDSACALPPITLGGFDIKRLRASTEAIAKGVGVRGLINIQFAMAGDILYVLEANPRASRTVPFTSKATAVPLAKAAARISLGAMIAELRAEGLLPASGDGGTLPLDAPISVKEAVMPWSRFRDIHGRGVDTILGPEMRSTGEVMGIDSVFGTAYAKSQAAAYGPLPTKGRAFISVANRDKRSMIFPARELVAHGFELLATSGTAEVLKRNGINATVVRKQSEGTGPNGERTIVQLIHEGEVDLIVNTPYGTGGRLDGYDIRTAAVARSVPCLTTVQALAAAVQGIDALNHGGVGVRSLQEHAEHLTAARD; from the coding sequence GTGCCTAAGCGCACCGATATCCAGTCCGTCCTGGTCATCGGCTCCGGCCCGATCGTCATCGGCCAGGCCGCCGAGTTCGACTACTCCGGCACCCAGGCCTGCCGCGTCCTCAAGGCCGAGGGCCTCAGGGTCATCCTGGTCAACTCCAACCCGGCGACGATCATGACGGACCCGGAGATCGCCGACGCGACGTACGTCGAACCGATCACCCCGGAGTTCGTCGAGAAAATCATCGCCAAGGAGAGGCCGGACGCGCTGCTGCCCACCCTGGGCGGCCAGACGGCCCTCAACACGGCCATCTCGCTGCACGAGGCCGGGACGCTCGACGAGTACGGCGTCGAGCTGATCGGCGCCAACGTCGAGGCGATCAACAAGGGTGAGGACCGCGATCTGTTCAAGGAGGTCGTGGACGCGGTGAAGGGGAAGATCGGGCACGGCGAGTCCGCTCGTTCGGTGATCTGCCACTCCATGGACGACGTCCTCAAGGGCGTCGACACACTCGGCGGTTACCCGGTCGTCGTCCGGCCCTCCTTCACCATGGGCGGCGCCGGTTCCGGCTTCGCGCACAACGAGGACGAGCTGCGCCGCATCGCCGGCCAGGGGCTCACGCTCTCTCCGACCACCGAGGTGCTCCTGGAGGAGTCCATCCTCGGCTGGAAGGAGTACGAGCTGGAGCTGATGCGCGACAAGCACGACAACGTCGTGGTCGTCTGCTCCATCGAGAACTTCGACCCGATGGGCGTGCACACCGGCGACTCGATCACCGTCGCCCCGGCGATGACGCTGACCGACCGCGAGTACCAGATCCTGCGCGACATCGGCATCGCCGTCATCCGCGAGGTCGGCGTCGACACCGGCGGCTGCAACATCCAGTTCGCGGTGAACCCCGAGGACGGCCGGGTCATCGTCATCGAGATGAACCCTCGCGTGTCCCGGTCGTCCGCCCTCGCCTCCAAGGCGACCGGCTTCCCGATCGCCAAGATCGCCGCGAAGCTCGCCGTCGGCTACACGCTCGACGAGATCCCGAACGACATCACCGAGAAGACACCGGCGTCCTTCGAGCCGACGCTCGACTACGTCGTCGTGAAGGCGCCGCGCTTCGCCTTCGAGAAGTTCCCGCAGGCCGACTCGACGCTGACCACGACCATGAAGTCGGTCGGCGAGGCCATGGCCATCGGCCGCAACTTCACCGAGGCGCTGCAGAAGGCGCTGCGGTCGCTGGAGAAGAAGGGCTCGCAGTTCACGTTCGTCGGTGAGCCCGGGGACAAAAAGGCCCTCCTGGAGGAGGCGATCCGGCCGACCGACGGGCGGATCAACTCCGTCATGCAGGCCATCCGCGCGGGCGCGACCCAGGAGGAGGTCTTCGAGTCGACGAAGATCGACCCGTGGTTCGTGGACCAGCTGTTCCTCATCAAGGAGCTCGCGGACGAACTGGCCGCAGCCGACAGGCTTGACCCGTTGCTGCTGGCCGAAGCCAAGCGGCACGGCTTCTCCGATGCCCAGATCGCCGAGATCCGCGGTCTGCGCGAGGACGTCGTCCGCGAGGTCCGGCACGCGCTGGGCGTGCGCCCGGTCTACAAGACGGTCGACACCTGCGCCGCCGAGTTCGCCGCGAAGACGCCGTACTTCTACTCCTCGTACGACGAGGAGAACGAGGTCGCCTCGCGCGAGAAGCCCGCGGTGATCATCCTGGGCTCCGGGCCCAACCGCATCGGCCAGGGCATCGAGTTCGACTACTCCTGTGTCCACGCCTCCTTCGCGCTCAGCGACGCGGGCTACGAGACCGTGATGGTCAACTGCAACCCGGAGACCGTCTCCACGGACTACGACACCTCCGACCGGCTGTACTTCGAGCCGCTCACGCTCGAGGACGTACTGGAGATCGTCCACGCGGAGTCCCTGGCCGGGCCGATCGCGGGCGTCGTCGTGCAGCTCGGCGGCCAGACGCCGCTGGGCCTTGCGCAGGGGCTGAAGGACAACGGCGTCCCGGTGGTGGGGACGCCGCCCGAGGCGATCCACGCCGCCGAGGACCGCGGCGCCTTCGGCCAGGTGCTCGCCGAGGCGGGACTGCCGGCTCCCAAGCACGGCACCGCGACGACCTTCGCAGGCGCCAAGGCCATCGCGGACGAGATCGGCTACCCCGTCCTCGTACGGCCCTCGTACGTGCTCGGCGGACGCGGCATGGAGATCGTGTACGACGAGACGCGACTGGAGGCGTACATCGCCGAGTCGACCGAGATCTCCCCGTCGCGCCCGGTCCTGGTCGACCGCTTCCTCGACGACGCGATCGAGATTGACGTGGACGCGCTCTACGACGGCAACGAGCTGTACCTCGGCGGCGTCATGGAGCACATCGAGGAAGCCGGTATCCACTCCGGTGACTCGGCGTGCGCGCTGCCGCCGATCACGCTGGGCGGCTTCGACATCAAGCGGCTGCGGGCTTCAACGGAAGCCATCGCCAAGGGGGTTGGCGTCCGGGGGCTGATCAACATCCAGTTCGCGATGGCGGGGGACATCCTGTACGTCCTCGAAGCCAACCCGCGTGCCTCGCGCACCGTCCCCTTCACCTCCAAGGCGACCGCGGTGCCGCTCGCCAAGGCCGCCGCCCGGATCTCGCTCGGCGCGATGATCGCCGAACTGCGGGCCGAGGGACTGCTCCCGGCAAGCGGCGACGGCGGCACGTTGCCGCTGGACGCGCCGATCTCCGTCAAGGAGGCCGTCATGCCGTGGTCGCGCTTCCGCGACATCCACGGGCGCGGTGTCGACACCATCCTGGGCCCGGAGATGCGTTCCACCGGTGAAGTCATGGGCATCGACTCGGTGTTCGGCACGGCGTACGCCAAGTCGCAGGCGGCCGCGTACGGTCCACTGCCGACCAAGGGCCGCGCCTTCATCTCCGTCGCCAACCGCGACAAGCGTTCGATGATCTTCCCGGCGCGTGAACTGGTCGCCCACGGCTTCGAGTTGCTCGCCACGTCCGGCACGGCCGAGGTGCTCAAGCGCAACGGCATCAACGCCACCGTCGTCCGCAAGCAGAGCGAGGGCACCGGCCCGAACGGCGAGCGGACGATCGTCCAGCTCATCCACGAGGGCGAGGTCGACCTGATCGTCAACACGCCGTACGGCACCGGTGGCCGCCTCGACGGCTATGACATCCGTACGGCCGCCGTGGCCCGCTCCGTGCCCTGCCTGACGACGGTGCAGGCGCTCGCCGCCGCCGTCCAGGGCATCGACGCGCTCAACCACGGTGGCGTCGGGGTCCGTTCGCTCCAGGAACACGCGGAGCACCTGACGGCGGCGCGGGACTGA
- the coaBC gene encoding bifunctional phosphopantothenoylcysteine decarboxylase/phosphopantothenate--cysteine ligase CoaBC encodes MDKPKVVLGVSGGIAAYKACELLRRLTESGHDVRVVPTESALHFVGAATWSALSGHPVSTEVWSDVHEVPHVRIGQEADLVVVAPATADMLAKAAHGLADDLLTNTLLTARCPVVFAPAMHTEMWEHPATQENVATLRRRGAVVIEPAVGRLTGVDTGKGRLPDPGEIFEICRRVLARGVGVPDLAGRHVVVSAGGTREPLDPVRFLGNRSSGKQGYALARTAAARGARVTLIAANTGMPDPAGVDVVPIETAVQLREAVLKAAADADAVVMAAAVADFRPATYAAGKIKKKDGQEPDPITLVRNPDILAEISAERARSGQVIVGFAAETDDVLANGRTKLERKGCDLLVVNEVGERKTFGSEENEAVVLGADGSETPVPYGPKEALAETVWDLVAGRLE; translated from the coding sequence GTGGACAAGCCGAAGGTCGTGCTGGGAGTCAGCGGTGGCATCGCCGCGTACAAGGCGTGCGAGCTGCTGCGCCGGCTCACCGAGTCGGGGCACGACGTACGGGTCGTACCGACCGAGTCGGCGCTCCACTTCGTCGGCGCCGCGACCTGGTCCGCGCTCTCCGGGCACCCCGTCTCGACCGAGGTCTGGTCCGATGTGCACGAGGTCCCGCACGTCCGCATCGGCCAGGAGGCGGACCTGGTGGTCGTGGCCCCCGCCACCGCGGACATGCTGGCGAAGGCGGCACACGGCCTGGCCGACGACCTGCTGACCAACACCCTGCTCACCGCCCGCTGCCCGGTGGTCTTCGCCCCCGCCATGCACACCGAGATGTGGGAACACCCGGCCACGCAGGAGAACGTCGCCACGCTGCGCCGCCGCGGTGCCGTCGTCATCGAGCCCGCCGTCGGCCGTCTGACGGGCGTCGACACCGGCAAGGGCCGACTGCCGGATCCGGGGGAGATTTTCGAGATCTGCCGCCGGGTACTGGCGCGTGGCGTCGGCGTTCCCGATCTGGCGGGCCGCCATGTCGTGGTCAGCGCCGGCGGTACGCGCGAGCCGCTCGACCCGGTCCGTTTCCTCGGCAACCGCTCCTCCGGCAAGCAGGGGTACGCCCTCGCGCGCACCGCCGCGGCCCGGGGTGCCCGGGTCACGCTGATCGCCGCGAACACCGGGATGCCGGATCCGGCGGGCGTGGACGTGGTGCCCATCGAGACCGCCGTCCAGCTGCGCGAGGCGGTGCTGAAGGCCGCCGCGGACGCCGACGCGGTGGTGATGGCGGCGGCGGTCGCGGACTTCCGGCCGGCGACGTACGCGGCCGGAAAGATCAAGAAGAAGGACGGCCAGGAACCCGATCCGATCACCCTGGTCCGTAATCCCGACATCCTCGCCGAGATATCCGCCGAGCGCGCCCGCTCCGGCCAGGTGATCGTCGGCTTCGCCGCCGAGACGGACGACGTCCTCGCCAACGGGCGGACCAAGCTGGAGCGCAAGGGTTGCGATCTTCTCGTCGTGAACGAGGTGGGGGAGCGCAAGACCTTCGGTTCCGAGGAGAACGAAGCCGTCGTGCTCGGCGCCGACGGCAGTGAGACACCCGTGCCGTACGGGCCCAAGGAAGCTCTGGCCGAGACGGTGTGGGATCTCGTGGCGGGCCGCCTGGAGTGA
- the rpoZ gene encoding DNA-directed RNA polymerase subunit omega yields the protein MSSSIAAPEGIINPPIDELLEATDSKYSLVIYAAKRARQINAYYSQLGEGLLEYVGPLVDTHVHEKPLSIALREINAGLLTSEAVEGPAQ from the coding sequence GTGTCCTCTTCCATTGCCGCGCCCGAGGGCATCATCAACCCGCCGATCGACGAGCTCCTCGAGGCCACCGACTCGAAGTACAGCCTCGTGATCTACGCGGCCAAGCGGGCCCGTCAGATCAACGCGTACTACTCGCAGCTCGGCGAGGGCCTCCTCGAGTACGTCGGTCCGCTCGTGGACACGCACGTCCACGAGAAGCCGCTCTCGATCGCCCTGCGCGAGATCAACGCGGGTCTGCTGACGTCCGAGGCCGTGGAGGGCCCGGCGCAGTAA
- the gmk gene encoding guanylate kinase has product MAATSRGTTPVPPESRPRLTVLSGPSGVGKSTVVAHMRKEHPEVWLSVSATTRRPRPGERHGVQYFFVSDEEMDKLIANGELLEWAEFAGNRYGTPRGAVMERLEAGEPVLLEIDLQGARLVRESMPDAQLVFLAPPSWEELVRRLTGRGTEPPEVIERRLAAAKVELAAESEFDVTLVNTSVEDVARELLALMDVV; this is encoded by the coding sequence ATGGCTGCAACATCCCGGGGGACGACCCCCGTACCCCCGGAATCACGTCCGCGGCTGACCGTGCTCTCCGGCCCCTCCGGGGTCGGCAAGAGCACGGTCGTCGCCCATATGCGCAAGGAACACCCCGAGGTCTGGCTCTCGGTGTCGGCGACGACCCGGAGGCCGCGCCCCGGTGAGCGGCATGGTGTCCAGTACTTCTTCGTCAGCGACGAGGAAATGGACAAGCTGATCGCCAACGGCGAGCTTCTCGAGTGGGCGGAGTTCGCCGGCAACCGTTACGGCACCCCCAGGGGCGCCGTGATGGAGCGCCTGGAGGCCGGCGAACCCGTCCTCCTCGAGATCGACCTCCAGGGCGCGCGTCTGGTTCGCGAGTCGATGCCCGATGCCCAGCTGGTGTTCCTGGCTCCGCCCTCCTGGGAGGAGCTGGTGCGCAGACTCACCGGGCGGGGCACCGAGCCGCCCGAGGTGATCGAGCGCCGACTGGCCGCCGCGAAGGTCGAGCTGGCGGCCGAGTCGGAGTTCGACGTCACCCTGGTCAACACCTCCGTCGAGGACGTAGCGCGTGAGCTGCTAGCCTTGATGGACGTAGTGTGA
- a CDS encoding quinone-dependent dihydroorotate dehydrogenase: MYSLFFSLFFKRMDPERAHHLAVAWIRLAARVPVLRTFLAAALAPRYEELRTEAFGLRMHGPFGLAAGFDKNAIAVDGMSMLGFDHVEIGTVTGEPQPGNPRKRLFRLVPDRALINRMGFNNEGSAAVAERLAGREAVFRTTVGVNIGKTKVVPEAEAVDDYVKSTRRLARHADYLVVNVSSPNTPGLRNLQAVDHLRPLLSAVREAADQAVTERRVPLLVKIAPDLADEDIDAVADLAVELGLDGIIATNTTIAREGLGLTSEPSLVKETGGLSGAPLKSRSLEVLRRLYARVGDDITLVGVGGIENAEDAWQRILAGATLVQGYSAFIYEGPFWSRAIHKGLAARLRTSPYATLADAVGADVKEPV; the protein is encoded by the coding sequence ATGTACTCACTGTTCTTCAGTTTGTTCTTCAAACGGATGGATCCGGAGCGGGCCCACCACCTGGCCGTCGCCTGGATCCGCCTCGCCGCCCGCGTCCCTGTGCTGCGTACGTTCCTCGCGGCCGCCCTTGCCCCCCGCTACGAGGAGCTGCGCACCGAGGCCTTCGGGCTGCGGATGCACGGGCCGTTCGGGCTCGCGGCCGGCTTCGACAAGAATGCGATCGCGGTCGACGGGATGTCGATGCTCGGCTTCGACCATGTCGAGATCGGCACGGTCACGGGGGAGCCGCAGCCCGGCAACCCCCGTAAGCGGCTGTTCCGGCTTGTGCCGGACCGGGCGCTGATCAACCGCATGGGGTTCAACAACGAGGGCTCGGCGGCCGTTGCGGAGCGTCTGGCAGGCCGTGAGGCGGTCTTCAGGACCACCGTGGGCGTCAACATCGGCAAGACCAAGGTCGTACCCGAGGCCGAGGCGGTCGACGACTACGTGAAGTCGACGCGGCGGCTTGCCCGCCACGCCGACTACCTGGTCGTCAACGTTTCCTCGCCGAACACGCCGGGCCTCAGGAATCTGCAGGCGGTGGACCATCTGCGCCCCCTGCTGAGCGCCGTCCGTGAAGCCGCCGACCAGGCCGTGACCGAGCGCCGCGTCCCGCTCCTGGTGAAGATCGCGCCCGACCTCGCCGACGAGGACATCGACGCCGTCGCCGACCTCGCCGTGGAGCTCGGCCTGGACGGGATCATCGCCACGAACACGACCATCGCGCGCGAGGGGCTCGGTTTGACATCCGAACCCTCCCTCGTGAAGGAAACCGGTGGCCTCTCGGGTGCGCCACTGAAATCGCGCTCCCTGGAGGTGCTGCGTCGCCTCTACGCGCGCGTGGGCGACGACATCACGCTCGTGGGCGTCGGCGGCATCGAGAACGCCGAGGACGCCTGGCAGCGCATCCTGGCCGGTGCCACCCTGGTCCAGGGCTACAGCGCCTTCATCTACGAGGGCCCCTTCTGGAGCCGCGCGATCCACAAGGGACTCGCCGCCCGCCTTCGTACGAGCCCGTACGCCACCCTCGCCGACGCGGTCGGCGCCGACGTCAAGGAGCCCGTGTGA
- the metK gene encoding methionine adenosyltransferase — MSRRLFTSESVTEGHPDKIADQISDTILDALLREDPKSRVAVETLITTGLVHVAGEVTTKAYAPIAQLVRDKILEIGYDSSKKGFDGASCGVSVSIGAQSPDIAQGVDTAYEKRVEGDEDELDKQGAGDQGLMFGYATDETPELMPLPIHLAHRLSKRLSDVRKNGTIPYLRPDGKTQVTIEYDGDKAVRLDTVVVSSQHAQDIDLDSLLAPDIREFVVEPELKALLDDGIKLDTEGYRLLVNPTGRFEIGGPMGDAGLTGRKIIIDTYGGMARHGGGAFSGKDPSKVDRSAAYAMRWVAKNVVAAGLATRCEVQVAYAIGKAEPVGLFVETFGTAKIDTDKIEKAITEVFDLRPAAIIRDLDLLRPIYAQTAAYGHFGRPLDDFTWEKTDRVDALRRAAGL, encoded by the coding sequence GTGTCCCGTCGTCTGTTCACCTCGGAGTCTGTGACCGAGGGTCACCCCGACAAGATCGCTGACCAGATCAGCGACACCATTCTCGACGCGCTTCTGCGCGAGGACCCGAAGTCCCGGGTCGCCGTCGAGACGCTGATCACGACCGGCCTCGTACACGTGGCGGGCGAGGTCACGACCAAGGCGTACGCGCCGATCGCGCAGCTGGTGCGCGACAAGATCCTCGAGATCGGCTACGACTCCTCGAAGAAGGGCTTCGACGGCGCCTCCTGCGGCGTGTCGGTGTCCATCGGCGCCCAGTCCCCGGACATCGCTCAGGGCGTCGACACCGCGTACGAGAAGCGTGTCGAGGGCGACGAGGACGAGCTGGACAAGCAGGGCGCGGGCGACCAGGGTCTGATGTTCGGTTACGCGACCGACGAGACGCCCGAGTTGATGCCGCTGCCGATCCACCTGGCGCACCGACTGTCGAAGCGACTCTCCGATGTCCGCAAGAACGGGACGATCCCGTACCTGCGCCCCGACGGCAAGACCCAGGTCACCATCGAGTACGACGGCGACAAGGCCGTCCGCCTCGACACGGTGGTCGTCTCCTCGCAGCACGCCCAGGACATCGACCTGGACTCGCTTCTGGCCCCCGACATTCGCGAGTTCGTGGTGGAGCCGGAGCTCAAGGCCCTCCTGGACGACGGCATCAAGCTGGACACCGAGGGGTACCGCCTGCTGGTGAACCCCACCGGCCGCTTCGAGATCGGCGGCCCGATGGGCGACGCCGGCCTGACCGGTCGCAAGATCATCATCGACACGTACGGCGGCATGGCCCGCCACGGCGGCGGCGCCTTCTCCGGCAAGGACCCGTCCAAGGTGGACCGCTCGGCGGCCTACGCGATGCGCTGGGTCGCCAAGAACGTCGTCGCCGCGGGCCTCGCCACCCGCTGCGAGGTCCAGGTCGCCTACGCCATCGGCAAGGCCGAGCCCGTCGGCCTCTTCGTCGAGACCTTCGGCACCGCCAAGATCGACACCGACAAGATCGAGAAGGCCATCACCGAGGTCTTCGACCTCCGCCCCGCCGCGATCATCCGCGACCTCGACCTGCTGCGCCCGATCTACGCCCAGACCGCGGCGTACGGCCACTTCGGGCGTCCGCTGGACGACTTCACGTGGGAGAAGACGGACCGGGTGGACGCACTGCGCAGGGCTGCCGGGCTGTAG
- the pyrF gene encoding orotidine-5'-phosphate decarboxylase, whose protein sequence is MSLEPFGRRLRRAMDERGPLCVGIDPHASLLTDWGLNDDIGGLERFSRTVVEALADRVAVLKPQSAFFERFGSRGIAVLEKSVEEARAAGALVVMDAKRGDIGSTMAAYASAFLEKGSPLFSDALTVSPYLGYGSLKPAVELARESGAGLFVLALTSNPEGGEVQHAVRPDDAADAAGSVGRSVGAIMLAHLAAENAGETPMGSFGAVVGATLGDLSSYDLEINGPLLAPGIGAQGATPADLPGAFGAAVRHVVPNVSRGVLRHGPDVGALRASADRFAEDIRAAVASD, encoded by the coding sequence GTGAGCCTGGAACCCTTCGGTAGGCGTCTTCGCCGCGCCATGGACGAGCGCGGCCCGCTCTGCGTCGGCATCGACCCGCATGCCTCGCTGCTCACCGACTGGGGCCTGAACGACGACATCGGGGGCCTGGAGCGCTTCAGCCGCACCGTCGTCGAGGCACTGGCCGACCGGGTCGCCGTACTGAAGCCGCAGAGCGCGTTCTTCGAGCGCTTCGGCTCGCGCGGTATCGCCGTACTGGAGAAGTCGGTCGAGGAGGCCCGGGCCGCCGGGGCGCTCGTCGTCATGGACGCCAAGCGCGGCGACATCGGCTCGACCATGGCCGCGTACGCCTCCGCCTTCTTGGAGAAGGGCTCGCCGCTCTTCTCGGACGCGCTCACCGTTTCCCCGTACCTCGGCTACGGATCGCTGAAGCCGGCCGTCGAGCTCGCCCGCGAGAGCGGTGCCGGGCTGTTCGTGCTCGCGCTCACCTCCAACCCGGAGGGCGGCGAGGTGCAGCACGCGGTACGGCCCGACGACGCGGCGGACGCGGCCGGCTCGGTCGGCCGGAGCGTGGGCGCGATCATGCTCGCGCACCTCGCCGCGGAGAACGCGGGGGAGACCCCCATGGGCTCCTTCGGCGCCGTCGTGGGCGCCACGCTGGGCGATCTGTCCTCGTACGACCTCGAGATCAACGGGCCGCTCCTCGCGCCCGGCATCGGCGCCCAGGGCGCGACCCCGGCCGATCTTCCGGGCGCCTTCGGAGCGGCGGTGCGCCATGTGGTCCCGAACGTCAGCAGGGGTGTTCTACGTCACGGACCCGACGTCGGCGCGCTACGCGCGTCCGCGGACCGGTTCGCGGAGGACATCAGGGCGGCCGTGGCGTCGGACTAG
- a CDS encoding integration host factor: MALPPLTPEQRAAALEKAAAARRERAEVKNRLKHSGASLHEVIKQGQENDVIGKMKVSALLESLPGVGKVRAKQIMERLGISESRRVRGLGSNQIASLEREFGGGAA, from the coding sequence GTGGCTCTTCCGCCCCTTACCCCTGAACAGCGCGCAGCCGCGCTCGAAAAGGCCGCCGCGGCTCGCCGGGAGCGGGCCGAGGTCAAGAATCGACTCAAGCACTCCGGCGCCTCCCTTCACGAGGTCATCAAGCAGGGCCAGGAGAACGACGTCATCGGCAAGATGAAGGTCTCCGCCCTCCTGGAGTCCCTGCCGGGCGTGGGCAAGGTCCGCGCCAAGCAGATCATGGAGCGACTCGGGATCTCCGAGAGCCGCCGTGTGCGTGGCCTCGGCTCCAACCAGATCGCGTCTCTTGAGCGCGAGTTCGGCGGCGGTGCCGCCTGA